The following are from one region of the Chanos chanos chromosome 10, fChaCha1.1, whole genome shotgun sequence genome:
- the zeb2a gene encoding zinc finger E-box-binding homeobox 2a isoform X2 produces the protein MKQEIMAEGPRCKRRKQANPRRKNVLSYENMVDAGSESDEEDRPLASEGEGSPAGVPSLEASPRVGHALLSCRGSEEIEGRDIWRHGEVNGTEKQKVEYSSLSPDLSLHVGNGTVKGIDNTSELDSFFGKRKLEDNEGHAASIEEYLQRGDTAIIYPEAPEEVTRLGTPETNGLDESENDLTAPRTPDAFAQLLTCPYCDRGYKRQTSLKEHIKYRHEKNEESFPCPLCSDTFSYRTQLERHMATHKPSRDQPQIMNEGASNRKFKCTECGKAFKYKHHLKEHLRIHSGEKPYECSNCKKRFSHSGSYSSHISSKKCIGLVSINGRVRNGVGSKAGSSPNSTASSPGSPALAQLRHKLENGRSMGLQDTTGHLDIKAEPMDFNEYRLMMASQQEFGAFVNGSGQDGSPLRIHGSSQNPLQHFSVGLDSPLLSYPSLSNNLSEVQKVLKIVDNTVCRQKMDSNPEEISKLRAYMKELGSQMEEQKLAMASSRSGFPGVGHNSPTKSIIDYTLEKVNEAKACIQSLTDDSKRRVGDIKKEKPSHHIDFVSEEKAQDRDAQYALYSCQYCKETFPGPIPLHQHERYLCKMNEEIKAVLKPSEASATTRRGLFGTDEPAVMLSSSLSERGGTSPTNPFKDHLPVLKAYLAMNTEPNSEELRKISIAVGLPQEFVKEWFAQWKAQSQPSMFRKRSPPPERSSIEANYSLARETALARSPISMVQYGDSMGELHSGTTNGDAGHRHVKQHQFTSIRQTADRPLDSLDHLRGETPSPLNLSSTSSKNSHSSSYTPNSLASEDTHGEPLDLSLPKHVRDPKADRRPKPNGFAIDRNGDPTARDQGTEPLDLAHIKKEFNGSNAIGNENQLDKSSSPIFSINPFGGGPMYTPLPPHGAFPPPTFMPPAQTSIPGLRPYPGLDPMSFLPHMAYTYAAGAATFAEMQQRRKYQRKPGFQGELLDSTGDYLSGLEDLTDSESLLARKKIKKTESGKRPHQCQICKKAFKHKHHLIEHSRLHSGEKPYQCDKCGKRFSHSGSYSQHMNHRYSYCKREAEEREAAEREGRDKSGPLEPTELLMRRAYLQGLGPLGYSDPEDQGVDTARGSTILRDDMEGRDREGEGMYPEKTDRQEVGFREEEEMEEVEERLESKSPDREMKDRNEAKGQVEDERSGEEKTVKEMEEEEEGKVEDAD, from the exons TGCTGAGCTATGAGAACATGGTGGATGCTGGCTCAGAGTCTGATGAGGAGGACAGGCCGTTGGCATCAGAGGGTGAAGGTAGCCCAGCAGGCGTCCCTAGTCTGGAGGCCTCACCCCGTGTGGGCCACGCCCTGCTCTCCTGCCGTGGTAGTGAGGAGATTGAAGGCAGGGACATCTGGCGTCATGGAGAAGTCAATGGTACAG agaaacaaaaggtTGAGTACAGTTCTTTGAGCCCTGACCTCTCTCTACATGTTGGAAATGGTACAG TTAAGGGTATCGACAACACTTCCGAGTTGGACAGCTTCTTTGGCAAGAGGAAGCTGGAAGACAATGAGGGACATGCTGCGAGCATTGAAGAGTACCTGCAACGTGGTGACACGGCCATCATATACCCAGAAGCCCCTGAGGAGGTCACCCGGCTGGGGACGCCAGAAACTAATGGGCTGGATGAGAGTGAAAATG ACCTCACAGCGCCGAGGACCCCAGATGCTTTTGCCCAACTGCTGACCTGTCCATATTGTGACCGTGGTTACAAGCGGCAGACCTCACTGAAGGAGCACATTAAGTACAGGCATGAGAAGAATGAGGAAAGCTTTCCTTGCCCTCTCTGCAGTGACACATTCAGTTATCGCACTCAACTGGAACGTCACATGGCCACTCACAAACCTTCTAGGGACCAG CCTCAGATAATGAATGAAGGGGCCAGCAATCGCAAGTTCAAATGCACAGAGTGTGGCAAAGCCTTCAAATACAAGCACCATCTGAAGGAGCACCTCCGCATTCATAGTG GTGAGAAGCCATATGAATGTTCCAACTGCAAGAAGCGATTCTCTCACTCTGGGTCCTATAGTTCCCACATCAGTAGCAAGAAGTGTATTGGGCTAGTCTCCATTAATGGACGGGTACGCAATGGGGTTGGTTCTAAGGCTGGCTCCTCCCCAAACTCTACAGCCTCTTCACCTGGTAGTCCTGCCCTTGCCCAGCTTCGGCACAAACTGGAGAATGGCAGATCCATGGGCCTTCAGGACACAACAGGCCATTTGGATATCAAAGCCGAGCCCATGGACTTCAATGAGTATCGTCTTATGATGGCATCCCAACAAGAATTTGGAGCCTTTGTTAATGGTAGTGGCCAAGATGGAAGTCCCTTACGGATCCATGGTTCATCTCAGAACCCTTTGCAACACTTCAGTGTGGGATTAGACTCCCCTCTGTTAAGCTACCCAAGCCTGAGCAACAATCTAAGTGAGGTGCAGAAGGTCCTGAAGATTGTTGACAACACTGTGTGTCGACAAAAGATGGATAGCAATCCTGAAGAAATCTCCAAGTTGCGAGCTTACATGAAGGAGCTGGGTTCTCAAATGGAGGAACAGAAGCTGGCCATGGCTTCCTCGAGGTCAGGTTTCCCTGGAGTCGGCCACAACAGCCCCACTAAAAGCATCATTGACTACACACTGGAGAAGGTGAATGAAGCCAAAGCTTGCATCCAGAGCTTGACTGATGATTCCAAGAGACGGGTGGGGGACATCAAGAAAGAGAAGCCCAGTCATCATATAGACTTCGTTTCTGAGGAGAAAGCACAGGACAGAGATGCTCAGTATGCACTATATTCTTGTCAGTACTGCAAAGAGACCTTCCCTGGCCCCATCCCTTTGCACCAACACGAGCGCTATCTGTGCAAAATGAATGAGGAGATCAAGGCTGTCCTTAAGCCCAGTGAGGCTTCAGCCACCACCCGCAGGGGACTTTTTGGCACTGATGAACCAGCTGTGATGCTATCATCTTCTCTGTCAGAAAGAGGAGGAACCAGTCCCACCAATCCCTTTAAGGACCATTTACCAGTCCTGAAGGCCTACCTTGCAATGAATACTGAGCCCAACTCTGAGGAACTCCGCAAGATCTCCATTGCAGTTGGTCTTCCCCAAGAGTTTGTGAAGGAGTGGTTTGCACAGTGGAAAGCCCAATCTCAACCCAGCATGTTCCGAAAAAGGTCTCCTCCCCCAGAGAGAAGCAGCATTGAAGCCAACTACAGCTTGGCTAGGGAAACAGCACTTGCACGATCACCTATTTCCATGGTCCAGTATGGTGACTCCATGGGAGAGCTCCACAGTGGCACCACTAACGGTGATGCAGGGCACAGGCATGTAAAGCAACACCAGTTTACAAgcatcagacagacagctgacaGGCCTCTTGACTCCTTGGACCACTTGAGAGGAGAAACACCTTCACCTTTGAACCTCTCATCCACATCTTCCAAAAACTCTCACAGCAGTTCATACACACCCAACAGCCTTGCCTCTGAGGACACACATGGTGAACCACTAGACTTATCTCTGCCAAAACATGTTAGGGACCCTAAAGCAGACAGGAGGCCTAAGCCGAATGGTTTTGCCATTGACCGTAATGGTGACCCCACTGCCAGGGATCAGGGAACAGAACCTCTGGACTTGGCCCACATTAAGAAAGAGTTCAATGGGTCCAACGCCATAGGCAATGAAAACCAGCTAGATAAAAGCTCCAGCCCTATTTTCAGCATTAACCCTTTTGGTGGCGGTCCAATGTACACACCCCTTCCACCTCATGGGGCATTTCCTCCACCCACTTTCATGCCACCAGCCCAGACCAGCATCCCAGGGCTCAGGCCTTACCCAGGGCTGGACCCTATGAGCTTTTTGCCACACATGGCTTACACTTATGCAGCCGGGGCAGCCACCTTTGCGGAGATGCAGCAAAGAAGGAAATACCAACGAAAGCCAGGCTTCCAG GGGGAGCTACTGGACAGCACAGGGGACTATCTGTCAGGGCTGGAGGACCTGACAGACAGCGAGTCGCTGCTTGCCCGGAAGAAGATTAAGAAGACAGAAAGTG ggAAACGGCCTCACCAGTGCCAGATCTGTAAAAAGGCCTTCAAGCACAAGCATCATCTCATTGAGCACTCGCGCCTGCATTCAGGAGAGAAGCCCTACCAGTGTGACAAATGTGGCAAGCGCTTCTCACACTCTGGCTCATACTCACAGCACATGAACCATCGCTACTCCTACTGCAAACGTGAGGCTGAGGAACGTGAGGCTGCCGAACGGGAGGGCCGTGACAAAAGTGGCCCCCTGGAACCCACTGAGTTGCTTATGCGAAGGGCTTACCTGCAGGGCCTGGGGCCCCTAGGGTACTCCGATCCTGAGGACCAGGGAGTGGACACAGCACGTGGCAGCACCATCCTTAGGGATGACATGGAGGGCAGGgacagggagggggaggggatgTACCCAGAGAAGACGGACAGGCAGGAGGTTGGGTTTagggaagaggaggaaatggaggaagtggaggagaggtTGGAGAGCAAGAGCCcggacagagaaatgaaagataGGAATGAGGCAAAGGGACAAGTGGAGGATGAACGCtcaggagaggagaaaacagtgaaggagatggaggaagaagaagaggggaaggTGGAGGATGCTGATTAA
- the zeb2a gene encoding zinc finger E-box-binding homeobox 2a isoform X1 has product MKQEIMAEGPRCKRRKQANPRRKNVLSYENMVDAGSESDEEDRPLASEGEGSPAGVPSLEASPRVGHALLSCRGSEEIEGRDIWRHGEVNGTEKQKVEYSSLSPDLSLHVGNGTVKGIDNTSELDSFFGKRKLEDNEGHAASIEEYLQRGDTAIIYPEAPEEVTRLGTPETNGLDESENDLTAPRTPDAFAQLLTCPYCDRGYKRQTSLKEHIKYRHEKNEESFPCPLCSDTFSYRTQLERHMATHKPSRDQPQIMNEGASNRKFKCTECGKAFKYKHHLKEHLRIHSGEKPYECSNCKKRFSHSGSYSSHISSKKCIGLVSINGRVRNGVGSKAGSSPNSTASSPGSPALAQLRHKLENGRSMGLQDTTGHLDIKAEPMDFNEYRLMMASQQEFGAFVNGSGQDGSPLRIHGSSQNPLQHFSVGLDSPLLSYPSLSNNLSEVQKVLKIVDNTVCRQKMDSNPEEISKLRAYMKELGSQMEEQKLAMASSRSGFPGVGHNSPTKSIIDYTLEKVNEAKACIQSLTDDSKRRVGDIKKEKPSHHIDFVSEEKAQDRDAQYALYSCQYCKETFPGPIPLHQHERYLCKMNEEIKAVLKPSEASATTRRGLFGTDEPAVMLSSSLSERGGTSPTNPFKDHLPVLKAYLAMNTEPNSEELRKISIAVGLPQEFVKEWFAQWKAQSQPSMFRKRSPPPERSSIEANYSLARETALARSPISMVQYGDSMGELHSGTTNGDAGHRHVKQHQFTSIRQTADRPLDSLDHLRGETPSPLNLSSTSSKNSHSSSYTPNSLASEDTHGEPLDLSLPKHVRDPKADRRPKPNGFAIDRNGDPTARDQGTEPLDLAHIKKEFNGSNAIGNENQLDKSSSPIFSINPFGGGPMYTPLPPHGAFPPPTFMPPAQTSIPGLRPYPGLDPMSFLPHMAYTYAAGAATFAEMQQRRKYQRKPGFQGELLDSTGDYLSGLEDLTDSESLLARKKIKKTESGMYACDLCDKTFQKTSSLLRHKYEHTGKRPHQCQICKKAFKHKHHLIEHSRLHSGEKPYQCDKCGKRFSHSGSYSQHMNHRYSYCKREAEEREAAEREGRDKSGPLEPTELLMRRAYLQGLGPLGYSDPEDQGVDTARGSTILRDDMEGRDREGEGMYPEKTDRQEVGFREEEEMEEVEERLESKSPDREMKDRNEAKGQVEDERSGEEKTVKEMEEEEEGKVEDAD; this is encoded by the exons TGCTGAGCTATGAGAACATGGTGGATGCTGGCTCAGAGTCTGATGAGGAGGACAGGCCGTTGGCATCAGAGGGTGAAGGTAGCCCAGCAGGCGTCCCTAGTCTGGAGGCCTCACCCCGTGTGGGCCACGCCCTGCTCTCCTGCCGTGGTAGTGAGGAGATTGAAGGCAGGGACATCTGGCGTCATGGAGAAGTCAATGGTACAG agaaacaaaaggtTGAGTACAGTTCTTTGAGCCCTGACCTCTCTCTACATGTTGGAAATGGTACAG TTAAGGGTATCGACAACACTTCCGAGTTGGACAGCTTCTTTGGCAAGAGGAAGCTGGAAGACAATGAGGGACATGCTGCGAGCATTGAAGAGTACCTGCAACGTGGTGACACGGCCATCATATACCCAGAAGCCCCTGAGGAGGTCACCCGGCTGGGGACGCCAGAAACTAATGGGCTGGATGAGAGTGAAAATG ACCTCACAGCGCCGAGGACCCCAGATGCTTTTGCCCAACTGCTGACCTGTCCATATTGTGACCGTGGTTACAAGCGGCAGACCTCACTGAAGGAGCACATTAAGTACAGGCATGAGAAGAATGAGGAAAGCTTTCCTTGCCCTCTCTGCAGTGACACATTCAGTTATCGCACTCAACTGGAACGTCACATGGCCACTCACAAACCTTCTAGGGACCAG CCTCAGATAATGAATGAAGGGGCCAGCAATCGCAAGTTCAAATGCACAGAGTGTGGCAAAGCCTTCAAATACAAGCACCATCTGAAGGAGCACCTCCGCATTCATAGTG GTGAGAAGCCATATGAATGTTCCAACTGCAAGAAGCGATTCTCTCACTCTGGGTCCTATAGTTCCCACATCAGTAGCAAGAAGTGTATTGGGCTAGTCTCCATTAATGGACGGGTACGCAATGGGGTTGGTTCTAAGGCTGGCTCCTCCCCAAACTCTACAGCCTCTTCACCTGGTAGTCCTGCCCTTGCCCAGCTTCGGCACAAACTGGAGAATGGCAGATCCATGGGCCTTCAGGACACAACAGGCCATTTGGATATCAAAGCCGAGCCCATGGACTTCAATGAGTATCGTCTTATGATGGCATCCCAACAAGAATTTGGAGCCTTTGTTAATGGTAGTGGCCAAGATGGAAGTCCCTTACGGATCCATGGTTCATCTCAGAACCCTTTGCAACACTTCAGTGTGGGATTAGACTCCCCTCTGTTAAGCTACCCAAGCCTGAGCAACAATCTAAGTGAGGTGCAGAAGGTCCTGAAGATTGTTGACAACACTGTGTGTCGACAAAAGATGGATAGCAATCCTGAAGAAATCTCCAAGTTGCGAGCTTACATGAAGGAGCTGGGTTCTCAAATGGAGGAACAGAAGCTGGCCATGGCTTCCTCGAGGTCAGGTTTCCCTGGAGTCGGCCACAACAGCCCCACTAAAAGCATCATTGACTACACACTGGAGAAGGTGAATGAAGCCAAAGCTTGCATCCAGAGCTTGACTGATGATTCCAAGAGACGGGTGGGGGACATCAAGAAAGAGAAGCCCAGTCATCATATAGACTTCGTTTCTGAGGAGAAAGCACAGGACAGAGATGCTCAGTATGCACTATATTCTTGTCAGTACTGCAAAGAGACCTTCCCTGGCCCCATCCCTTTGCACCAACACGAGCGCTATCTGTGCAAAATGAATGAGGAGATCAAGGCTGTCCTTAAGCCCAGTGAGGCTTCAGCCACCACCCGCAGGGGACTTTTTGGCACTGATGAACCAGCTGTGATGCTATCATCTTCTCTGTCAGAAAGAGGAGGAACCAGTCCCACCAATCCCTTTAAGGACCATTTACCAGTCCTGAAGGCCTACCTTGCAATGAATACTGAGCCCAACTCTGAGGAACTCCGCAAGATCTCCATTGCAGTTGGTCTTCCCCAAGAGTTTGTGAAGGAGTGGTTTGCACAGTGGAAAGCCCAATCTCAACCCAGCATGTTCCGAAAAAGGTCTCCTCCCCCAGAGAGAAGCAGCATTGAAGCCAACTACAGCTTGGCTAGGGAAACAGCACTTGCACGATCACCTATTTCCATGGTCCAGTATGGTGACTCCATGGGAGAGCTCCACAGTGGCACCACTAACGGTGATGCAGGGCACAGGCATGTAAAGCAACACCAGTTTACAAgcatcagacagacagctgacaGGCCTCTTGACTCCTTGGACCACTTGAGAGGAGAAACACCTTCACCTTTGAACCTCTCATCCACATCTTCCAAAAACTCTCACAGCAGTTCATACACACCCAACAGCCTTGCCTCTGAGGACACACATGGTGAACCACTAGACTTATCTCTGCCAAAACATGTTAGGGACCCTAAAGCAGACAGGAGGCCTAAGCCGAATGGTTTTGCCATTGACCGTAATGGTGACCCCACTGCCAGGGATCAGGGAACAGAACCTCTGGACTTGGCCCACATTAAGAAAGAGTTCAATGGGTCCAACGCCATAGGCAATGAAAACCAGCTAGATAAAAGCTCCAGCCCTATTTTCAGCATTAACCCTTTTGGTGGCGGTCCAATGTACACACCCCTTCCACCTCATGGGGCATTTCCTCCACCCACTTTCATGCCACCAGCCCAGACCAGCATCCCAGGGCTCAGGCCTTACCCAGGGCTGGACCCTATGAGCTTTTTGCCACACATGGCTTACACTTATGCAGCCGGGGCAGCCACCTTTGCGGAGATGCAGCAAAGAAGGAAATACCAACGAAAGCCAGGCTTCCAG GGGGAGCTACTGGACAGCACAGGGGACTATCTGTCAGGGCTGGAGGACCTGACAGACAGCGAGTCGCTGCTTGCCCGGAAGAAGATTAAGAAGACAGAAAGTGGTATGTACGCGTGTGACTTGTGCGACAAAACATTCCAGAAGACCAGTTCCCTCCTAAGACACAAATATGAACACACAG ggAAACGGCCTCACCAGTGCCAGATCTGTAAAAAGGCCTTCAAGCACAAGCATCATCTCATTGAGCACTCGCGCCTGCATTCAGGAGAGAAGCCCTACCAGTGTGACAAATGTGGCAAGCGCTTCTCACACTCTGGCTCATACTCACAGCACATGAACCATCGCTACTCCTACTGCAAACGTGAGGCTGAGGAACGTGAGGCTGCCGAACGGGAGGGCCGTGACAAAAGTGGCCCCCTGGAACCCACTGAGTTGCTTATGCGAAGGGCTTACCTGCAGGGCCTGGGGCCCCTAGGGTACTCCGATCCTGAGGACCAGGGAGTGGACACAGCACGTGGCAGCACCATCCTTAGGGATGACATGGAGGGCAGGgacagggagggggaggggatgTACCCAGAGAAGACGGACAGGCAGGAGGTTGGGTTTagggaagaggaggaaatggaggaagtggaggagaggtTGGAGAGCAAGAGCCcggacagagaaatgaaagataGGAATGAGGCAAAGGGACAAGTGGAGGATGAACGCtcaggagaggagaaaacagtgaaggagatggaggaagaagaagaggggaaggTGGAGGATGCTGATTAA